The following DNA comes from Dermacentor andersoni chromosome 2, qqDerAnde1_hic_scaffold, whole genome shotgun sequence.
GATAGCACTACGGCCTGCATGTTCATGAATGGCCCAAATAATGTGCGTTGCTCATCTTTGTTCTTATTTCAGGGGACATACCTTGTGACCCAAGCTGCTGCTCGGGAAATGGTCTCATCTAATGTGCCAAATGGAGCAATTGTGAACATTTCCAGTATTGTGGGAAAGACTGGAAACATGGGTCAATGTAACTACGCTGCTTCGAAAGCGGGTGTTGTGGGTTTCACGAAGACAGTTGCTCTGGAACTGGCCAAGCATAATATCCGTTGCAATGCCATCATGCCTGGTTTCATAGATACACCTATGGTTGCTACTGTTCCAGAAAAAGTGATGTTGAAGTTAAAAGGAAGAATTCCCATGGGACGctttggtaagccagaagagCTGGCTGATGCAGTGCTTTTCTTGTGCTCTCCAGCCAGCTCCTATGTGACTGGTTCAGTGCTTGAGGTCACTGGTGGCTTGTATATGTAGGCATGTGACATGGTTTATGTTCCTTGTGGCATGCTAGGTGGTGGATTATGTGCAGATGTGTTAAGCTTTTATTT
Coding sequences within:
- the LOC126542047 gene encoding estradiol 17-beta-dehydrogenase 8-like; this encodes MAGIQQLAGRLALVTGGGSGIGRAVCKALSHEGARVIAADINKEGAATTVSDLPGSHEHRALEVDVGSSESVSSLFAEIKKAYSAPVSIVVNCAGILRDTFLMDMTEEAFDEVLKINLKGTYLVTQAAAREMVSSNVPNGAIVNISSIVGKTGNMGQCNYAASKAGVVGFTKTVALELAKHNIRCNAIMPGFIDTPMVATVPEKVMLKLKGRIPMGRFGKPEELADAVLFLCSPASSYVTGSVLEVTGGLYM